The sequence TTATCGCGGTTCCAATCAGCTTCGGGATTGCAATGTTCCTCACGGAGATTGCGCCGCGCTGGATGAAGGGCCCGGTCAGCACGGCCATCGAACTGCTCGCAGCGATTCCCAGCATCATCTACGGCATGTGGGGTCTGTTCGTTTTTGCTCCGGTGCTGGCCGACCACGTGGAACCGTGGCTCATCGACACGTTGGGCAACGCGTGGCTGATTGGCCCGCTCTTTACGGGCGCGCCGATTGGGCTTGGCATGCTTCCGGCCGGCATGATTCTCGGCATCATGATTATCCCGTTCATCACCGCCGTGATGCGCGATGTGTTCTCGGCGACGCCGCAGATGCTCAAGGAATCGGCGTTCGCGCTCGGCGCAACGCGCTGGGAGGTGATACGAAAGGTCGTGCTGCCCTACACCCGCTCAGCGGTCATCGGAGCCATTTTTCTCGGACTCGGTCGCGCCCTCGGAGAGACGATGGCGGTCACATTCGTGCTTGGTAATGCACACGACCTGAGCGTGTCGTTGCTCGACCCGAGCAACTCCATCGCGGCCACACTCGCCAATGAGTTCACCGAAGCCGATTCGCCTATCTATCTGTCCTCGCTTATCGCGCTCGGTTTCGTTCTGTTCGTGGTGACGTTCATTGTGCTGGCGCTCGCGAAGCTGTTGCTGCTACGCCTGAATCGCATGGAAGGAGCAAAGTAATGGAAAGCTTCGACATGGGGAAATTCCGGCGCCGGCGCATGACGAACAACGTTGTCTTCGTGCTGTCCGTTGCGTCAACGCTTTTCGGCCTCTTCTTTCTGTTCTGGATTCTCGCGACCACGGTGATAAACGGTTTCGGCGCACTCGGGCTGAGTCTCTTCACGCAGATGACGCCGCCCCCTGGCCAGCAGGGTGGGCTGCTGAACGCACTCTACGGCAGCTTCCTGATGATAGGCATCGCGTCCGTCATAGGGGTGCCGCTCGGGTTGATGGCGGGAATCTACCTCGCGGAGTACGCGCGACGCACGCGTCTGGGTGCGGTCGTCCGCTTCGTCAACGACATCCTTCTGAGTGCTCCATCGATTGTCATCGGCCTTTTTACCTACGAACTCATCGTGCGTCAGGTCGGTCATTTTTCGGGCTGGGCCGGTGCGGTCGCGCTGGCCATCATCATGCTACCGGTCGTCATCCGCACCACCGACGAGATGCTTCAGCTGATTCCGGACAGCATGCGGGAAGCCGCGCTGTCGCTCGGTATCCCGCGCTGGAAAATCAGCTCACGCATCCTGCTGAAGGCGGCTAGTGCCGGCATCGTGACCGGCGCGCTGCTAGCCGTCGCACGCATCAGTGGGGAAACGGCGCCACTGCTCTTTACCGCGCTGAACAACCAGTATTGGTCAACGACACCGAACGGGCCGCTGGCAAACATCCCGGTGGTCATCTTCCAGTTCGCGATGAGCCCATACGAGGCGTGGCATACGCTGGCGTGGGCCGGCGCTTTCCTGATGACGGTCTTCGTGCTCGCGCTGGCCATCCTGTCCCGCACCTTCTTCAATCGCGCTCATGCCTCCCGTTAAGATGCCATCTGCCCGGACGACCAAAGCGCGCATCAGTGTGCGTAGACTGAATTTCCACTACGGCCGCCGCCAGGCTCTGTACGACGTCAACGTCGATTTCCCCGACCGCGAAATCACCGCCATCATCGGCTCGTCAGGGTGCGGCAAGTCAACGCTGCTGCGGGTGCTGAACCGGATGTACTCCATTTATCCAGACCAGGTAGCTACCGGAAGCGTCGAGCTGGATGGAATGAACATCCTCGAGCCGCGTTTCAAGCTGAATGAATTGCGACTCAAGGTCGGCATGGTCTTTCAGAAGCCGACGCCCTTCACGATGTCGATATACGACAACGTCGCGTTGGCTATCAACCACCATGAGGCGCTGACGCGCAGTGAGCTGGATGAGCGCGTCGAGTTCGCGCTCCGGCAGGCCGCCATCTGGGATGAGGTCAAGGACAAGCTCGACCAGAGCGCGCTGGCGCTGTCAGGTGGCCAGCAGCAACGTCTGTGCATCGCCCGCGCACTGGCCATTGACCCGGAAGTGCTTCTACTCGACGAGCCGACCTCCGCACTCGACCCAATCGCAACAGGCAAGATTGAGGAACTGCTTCATACCTTGCGCAAGCACTACACGGTCGTCATCGTCACTCACAACATGCAGCAGGCAGCTCGCGTGTCCGAGCATACGGCGTTCATGCACCTGGGAAAGCTCATCGAGTTCAGCACCACCGAGCAAATCTTCTCGAAGCCCACCCAGAAGGCGACCGAGGACTACATCACTGGCCGCTTCGGCTAGGGAGTGGAAATGTCCGACAAACATCTCTCAAGTCAGTTCGACGCCGACCTCAACCTCGTCTCCAAGCGGCTGCTGGAGATGGGAGGTCTCGTCGAGCAACAGATTACGCGCGCGATGCAGGCCCTCGATACTTTCGACCTGGACATCGTCGAACAGGTGATGATGGATGAACATCGGCTGAACGAGATGGAAATCCAGATAGATGAGGAATTGAGCAACATCATCGCTCGCCGTCAACCAGCTGCGCGCGACCTCAGACTCCTGATGGCTGCGTCGAAGACCATCACCAACCTTGAACGCGCCGGCGATGAGGCAAGAAAGATAGCAAAGCGCACGCGGCGCATCGCGGAGAGTGGCGCCGGACGAACCATCAATATCGCGGAAATCAAGCTGTCGGGGGAGATGGCTACCCACATCCTTCGCCGCGCGCTGGACGCGTTCGCAAGACTCGACACGGTCGCCGCGGCCCAGATTGTCCGTGACGACGAAGCCATTGACGACCAGTTTCGTGCATTCGTTCGCAAGCTTGTGACCTACATGATGGAGGACCCGCGGGGCATCTCTGTCGG is a genomic window of Paraburkholderia bryophila containing:
- the pstC gene encoding phosphate ABC transporter permease subunit PstC gives rise to the protein MPTTAEDLAKGLPGERRKGTLLGTELTFRTRKRWLPDAAADRMFWFATLCAAIFVLVLLSGVAFSMLWGGRLAFQTFGWRFLISTDWDAVAHKFGALIPIYGTLVSSFLALLIAVPISFGIAMFLTEIAPRWMKGPVSTAIELLAAIPSIIYGMWGLFVFAPVLADHVEPWLIDTLGNAWLIGPLFTGAPIGLGMLPAGMILGIMIIPFITAVMRDVFSATPQMLKESAFALGATRWEVIRKVVLPYTRSAVIGAIFLGLGRALGETMAVTFVLGNAHDLSVSLLDPSNSIAATLANEFTEADSPIYLSSLIALGFVLFVVTFIVLALAKLLLLRLNRMEGAK
- the pstA gene encoding phosphate ABC transporter permease PstA is translated as MESFDMGKFRRRRMTNNVVFVLSVASTLFGLFFLFWILATTVINGFGALGLSLFTQMTPPPGQQGGLLNALYGSFLMIGIASVIGVPLGLMAGIYLAEYARRTRLGAVVRFVNDILLSAPSIVIGLFTYELIVRQVGHFSGWAGAVALAIIMLPVVIRTTDEMLQLIPDSMREAALSLGIPRWKISSRILLKAASAGIVTGALLAVARISGETAPLLFTALNNQYWSTTPNGPLANIPVVIFQFAMSPYEAWHTLAWAGAFLMTVFVLALAILSRTFFNRAHASR
- the pstB gene encoding phosphate ABC transporter ATP-binding protein PstB; translated protein: MPPVKMPSARTTKARISVRRLNFHYGRRQALYDVNVDFPDREITAIIGSSGCGKSTLLRVLNRMYSIYPDQVATGSVELDGMNILEPRFKLNELRLKVGMVFQKPTPFTMSIYDNVALAINHHEALTRSELDERVEFALRQAAIWDEVKDKLDQSALALSGGQQQRLCIARALAIDPEVLLLDEPTSALDPIATGKIEELLHTLRKHYTVVIVTHNMQQAARVSEHTAFMHLGKLIEFSTTEQIFSKPTQKATEDYITGRFG
- the phoU gene encoding phosphate signaling complex protein PhoU yields the protein MSDKHLSSQFDADLNLVSKRLLEMGGLVEQQITRAMQALDTFDLDIVEQVMMDEHRLNEMEIQIDEELSNIIARRQPAARDLRLLMAASKTITNLERAGDEARKIAKRTRRIAESGAGRTINIAEIKLSGEMATHILRRALDAFARLDTVAAAQIVRDDEAIDDQFRAFVRKLVTYMMEDPRGISVGLDYLFVATAIERIGDHATNIAEFIIYVVKGTDVRHLPHDELERQALDSKD